CGCACTTCTTCCGGTGATTTCCAACATTTGTCCTGACCAGGCATGCCATTGGACGCGTCACTGTTTAGGCAAGATAAATCAAGATTTAACTCTGGCATGATGCCAGTGTCGATCGGTTCATAAATCGTCTTTTCTGAACTTTCATCCTTTTCAAATTCGATCGGCTGCTCATTCCTTAACACTGCCTGCCGCTGCTGCATCGTATTCGATGTTTCAGAGTAACAGTTATTTACAATTCCTTCTTCTTCGTTCGTTAAAAGAGAACACGGTCGGTGATGTTCGATCCTATCGTATTTACCCGTTCGAATATCGATCACACGATTATTTTCCATGTCATCGTTTTTCGATCGACACTCTTCCAACTCGTGCGAGTTGGACAAAGGAAACGGCAACGTATCATCCACTTGATCGATATAGGGTATCGAATCGAGAAACGAAtcgttacatttatttatattatctgTAGCTGAGAATTCTGAATTTGAGTTTAATGTGCTCGACGGTGTCTTAATGTCCATCAATTGGATAAGCGGGACCAATCGATGAAAATGTTTGATAGTGCTGTCGTTGCTGCCATTACAACCGCTACCATCATCATcgtcaccaccaccaccaccaccaccaccaccaccaccaccaccaccactaccACCACCATCGTCGGTTACTGTAGACTCGTCATCGACTGGACCATAAAGCGGAGTACTCGTTAATGACCACGAGGAATTTTCAGTTCGCAAACACGTTTTCAACTGATTCCTTTGTAATTCCGAAAGTTGCCATGCCGGGTTGTAAAATCTGTTCGAGACGCGATACGATGATGAATTTAATAAAATCGCACCTGGTAGAAGATCGAACGCAGTCGAATGCTCCGAATCGATCGTGTGCCTTGGTACGCTCAACAAATTACCCATTGAATGCGATGTAGACGGTTGGTCGTTCGTTTTCTGCTCTATCGTCGAAGCATCCAAGTGTTCGGACTTGGGGCGAGTCTTGTGCGCTGCTTGAGAACAATCAGTTAGTAAAGCGTTAGTTAAGCAATATTATGCGTCTCGTTGTTTTACACGCGCTATGACACGATACTAAAGAGGACGTGCGACACGAGGGCAGATGTAATGCAAGGTGAGACGTTTGATGAAAGCGTTGAGAAGCGAATATACCGCCGGTAAACAGAGTTTGACGGAAAGAATTGTTCGATCGTTGCGGAGATGccgctctttttttctttttttttctcttttttcttttttgctgCCTCGAATCTCATGAAATTCTGGCGAAAGCGGTCGATCGAAGAGGTGCGGTCGACAACATCGATAATTGAAAAATCCATACCTCTGGTCATTACTGGAGACGGTTGGGACAATAAAGTAGCCAAACCGTGGTATATGGCTCCTTGCTTAGCAACTTCCAGTGTTACTATCGGCCCAGTACGTACTAAATATTCGGCAGCTCTAGGAAAAATATAATCGATACTATCACAATTCTACAGAAACAATTGAAACGAACATTATTTCACAACAGACGATCGTTTATACACGACAACTCCGTTACTTACTTTTCTTGAGTAATTCCTACTAAACTTTGTCCATCCACTTTTAGTAATTGATCACCAGCTGTCAATCTCCCATCCTGCAAAGGTATCGCGAGaatgcaagaaaaaaaaagatagataaatatttaaataacgcGTAGCGCTACAATGATATATACAGTTACTTACAGCATCAGCAGCGCCACCAGAAACTACGCTCTTTATATATATTCCAAGCCTCTCCTGTCCGGCACCCTGTAAAGCATCCCAATTGAATACGATACTGTATATTCTTCAAATACAACTTTAGCAATTAAAACATATATAGGGCTTAAATTCCAAGAGTGGGATTTAAAAATCACTTTGATAACTGGAAAATAATTGATTGTATCTTAGATGAAAAATTTTAGTAACTCGTTGGAAGAAATGTGTGGAAAAACGAACGCGATAAAACTTCAACCTCACTAAACTTCGCTAGATCATCTTCTTCTGGAATTTGCAGTTTAGTACTATATGCAATATCAGACGGTATACATACTTTTGCCGCAACGATGCTTAAACCCATTCCATTCGTTGATTTGTGCAACTTTATCACATGAATTTCGGGTTGAGCTGTATTCGGTCCTGTATGACAAGAGTAACCTCCAGACCTGTTGCTCATCGCGCTTGGACTACGAAACTATACGATTAAAATTTCTGTTATCGGTGAAATGTCAGTTGCGAGTATCTTCAATAaacagtgaaaaaaaaaaaaaaaaaaaacaagtaaAGACAGGAATGATTTACAGTATTATGGTGATCTATCATATATATGGTCCAGTATCCGCTACTAGTGGGTTGCGATGCCATACGGCACAGTCCATCCCGTTGTAGCGGCGCTAAGAATTCTGCTAATCCTGGAGGTACGCCGCGAATCACTTCACAACTGTATCCATCCTCTGGAAGAAGGAGAGCCAATGCGAGCGTTGGCTCCTCCTCGAGACGAATTTCTCTGCCATCGGCACGTGCTAGTGTATCAGCCACGCTTTCGGCTACCTGAAATTCGATGTATTAGTACATGTTATCATTCAAATTTCTTTCTTCTATGGACGGTATATGATCTGTTTGTCCGTTTACCCTCACTACATTTTCGATCAATTCTGCCGGAAGTCTCGGCTCGTCCGCAGCTGGTTGATACTTTTGTAATAACGCTCTGACTTGAAGAGAATTTAACTTGAAACAGGTAGAACTCAACGTAGCAAGCTCCTCCGCATTGTATTTCGGCGCTTGAAGAAGATGAGTCGCTTGCATTATCGTTGCTAGATGACACTGGCTGGCGAGTTCCAAGCCTTGTCTTTCAGCCCAAGTTTCAAGAGCGTTCAGTCTTGCCTTCAGTCGACGACCGAACCATCTAACGCACAAGTTTGTATTCGAAACTAACGCGTTAAACGCGGTAGCATTAATCGTATGAAACAGATGACTAAACAGCTGTATCGTAAGCGCAGCGTTTACTCTGCATCGCCTGAGCAGAGCCATTGTGCTCGAAAATATTTGAAGGACTCCGGCTTCTTTCGCAGGTTCATCGGCGTCGGCCATAAATTGGGACATTGCCGGCGCTAATTCCAAAGAAATACATCTGACCAATGATGCGAATGCCGTGTGGACAGCCTCTGTCAAAATGTCCTGCGCCCTCGTGGAAAAGGCCCCTACGTGCCTATCATTTTTTAACATGTGCAACAATTCCGAGCCATTTGCCAGCCAGAGAGATAGAGAAGATGCATCCATGTACCGCTCCTGTGAACAAATTGTTCATTTAATAAGACAGCAGGCAATCATTCGACCTCTCTATATCACTCGTTACCTGTATCACTCGCTGTATCATACCAGCGACGTTCGCTAACATCACGGTTAATCTGTGAGCCCTCTCTGTTGGTTGCAATTCTGGTCTGTAATGGGTGCTTGCGCGATATCTCGCCGCCAAATAGAGAGTATACGTTGGAGCTAACTTAAACTGTGGCGCTGATGGCTCAACATCCGTTATCACTGCATGAAAAAAGGTTTCCTCCGTTTCCTCGAGAAATTCCAGTACAGCTGGTAAGATAGGATCCGTGCCACGCGATTGTCGATCATTCTGCAATGTTCTGCCAAAACAGCGTAAAGTTTATTCATTTTCTCAATCATGTTTCAATCGTGTCGATTTCGGTATGTTTCGCTTATCTATTTACTCCACATCTCGCAATTAAGGGAAAGGAAAAGATCTGTCGTGCTCTATCCCTCCTAGTATTATTCATTATCACACGTCCCATTGTTCAAGGTTCATAGAGGAAATCCATTACTTATTACCTGTTCCCATCTCTGCTGCTGGTAAGACTAGCAGTTTCAACGTTTCCATCGAGATCAAAAGTAGTTTCGTAATTGTGCGTGGATTCCGGTGCATGTGTCGAGTTTCGATTATGACAAATAGTAGGAggcgcagcagcaacagcagcagcagcagcagcagcagcagcagcagcagcagcagcaacgacAGGAATAGATTTGTTCAGACTAGATGAATCCTGAGACGATTGGCTCTGACCTTGAACTTGTTTCTGCCCATTACTCAGAGTTCCGGCTGCTAATCCGTATCTTTCCACATTTGTTTCCTGACTGGTCAAGTCTGGGGAGCGTCTACGGTACAAAAGCAAGCTACGTGCAGGAAAGAAAGCAGCAAACCAGAGAACCAAAAATCAGGTGCGGATAACATGGACTAGTTAaaagtctctctctttctatgtcCTCAATCTACTGAAAGGAAGACGGAAAAGGAAAGAGAAGAAGATAGATAgacagatagatagatagatagatagatagatagatagatagatagatagatagatagatagatggatagacagatagatggatagatagatagatggatagatagatagatggaTGGATAGACAGATAGatggatagatagatagatagataaagAGGAAGGCagtgagagcgagagagagcgagcgagagagggagagagagagaaagagagagagagagagagttcttACAAACATTGTAAAAAAAAAGCGTGCTTGAAACGCGTACGCAACTATGGATGTATACGCAATCATATTATCTACACGCTACATCGTTCTACTCTCTCACCTGATTTTATACTCGCTTTTCGCTTGGTTTTTTCATCCAAAAGAGCCTTACAAAATATATCCAACATATTCGCTAACAATAACCCCACCCGTCCCGTCTATTGATAATCGTTGTTTATCGTACTGCGTTAAAAACGTGGATACAAGTAAATATTATGCGAAATAACGAACAATGCGCTTACCGTTCGTAACCATATTCGATTTGTCTGGTAGAATCGTGTCGTTGCCTGATACGATCATCGGGTGCAGGATCGATGAATTTAAAAGTATGCAGTCTGCCAAATTTCACGATCGCCCCGTTCTAtataaaagaaaacaaaaacaaaagaaagaaagaaagaaagaaggagagagagaaggaaagaaagaaatagagagagagagagagagagagagagagagagagagagagagagagagagagagagagagagagagagaaagaaagaaaggaagaaagaaagaaggaagggaagaaagaaagaaaaagagtggAGGAATGATGGAAAAACAAAGAAAAGGGAGAAAAATGTATGGATAAGTGAAGATGAAAGGAATGAAAGGTTGAGAAAATTTCATCCATCTATGTAAATACTAGAATATACACAAATATTTAATACGGCGTTGTAGGATATACCTGAAGTATCGTGGTCTGATGTATCCTCTGATTGTTTACGTAAGTATGAGCGTCTCTGGAGCAAGGTGTCAGAGTAACGATATTCTCGGTGAAAGCAATTACGCAATGTCTTGGCATGACAGTCGGTCCTGTCAAAGTGAGGGTTTGAGCTTGAACTGCCTGCGGACCTATCGGCCTTTCCGAACCCACCTCCGTTACATTTGGTTGCAACCGATGTCGTACACCCGCCCCATTTGGAATCTCACTCCCATCAGGATTTAATTCTATCAAAAACGGCAATCTCTCATCCTCGTACCTGCAAATCGTATCAATATACAATGAATATGAATAACCAACTTCTACGCTCAGATTTTACCGCCCTTCGACAAACCTGTTATGATCTAATTCATTCCATTTGCCACTAGGTTTTTTCTTCCGTTTCCGAGGCACATAATCGGCAGGTCTTCTTCTTACGTGAAACATAATCGAACCTGTAAATGAAATATCAAATAGATTTGAGAATCTCTGTAGAAAAAATGTTAGAAATGTCGATCAATTTCATTCTTGAAAACCACTAGAAAGTAAATTACTATTTTATACGTTTTATGTCTACATCATTTGAACATGGATCACTAGTCGGTCTCTTTTGAATCTTACGCATCAGAAATTTGATCTCTTACAAGTTTGTAAAAATAATATcacgtatacatatacatatagacTTGTCATCGtactaaaaaataaaattttatgtaATACAAGAACTTTAAATCTATCGGTGGATTgtttataattattcattgttcTTGTCCTAGGAGAACAATCACGTGTTCTACATTTTGCATATCCAACCGAGTTATAATAGTCCACGTGCGTCGACACAACCGCACATTTTACCTTTACTTATTTTCAACGATCGATAGCGACTTATTACCGATTCATCAAACAATATATGCTACCCGTTACTAAGATGATCGGTCGTGAAATCTATCGAATCTGAAATTTCCGACGTGAAAtacttaaagaaaaaaaaacaaaaatttgtAAAGTATTATTTAGTAATACATTTctgtataaatataaatattgaaGATATTTACCAATCGAGTTAATCTAACTGTTTATATTAAAAATGGTGAAAATATTTTTACTGCAAGTTTTATTATCTATTACTATCGAAAAcatttatgtatatataaaacTTATAAATATTTGTAATAACTGAAACACCTTTGCCGATAAATAATTGTGACtaatcgttaaaaaaaaagaacaacttTAAAGATTCTTACGTCTAATTCCCCAATCCATCATGGTGCGTAAAAAAAATCGTCGACTTTTTAACGTGGTCCCTGAATATACATATGTACGTGTATGTGTATACGCGTGCGCGCATCCACGCCTTTGGTCCCCTTTACGATCGATCACTTCAACTTTGgtcctctatgtttcacgccACCTTTCCTCCTTTGCCACCAAGATCGGGGAAAACATATGGATCAGTTTGACATGTTAAGTATTTTACACCACAATTCCTACGTTTTCCCTCATTATTCGCAACTATTATAAACAACGAGTATATACATTTCAAGACTTTTTTCAGTACATTTTATTTCTTGACATGTTATTTGACCATTCCCCTTCGGATTTCGAAAACGTCCTTCTTTTCAGACAAACTAAACTACCCTGGACACTACAGCGAAATTGGCTTTGTAATTACCAGAATGAAATACAGTCTCTTTATGGCCGTGTAGATTTGAAATGTTCAATCATCCCAttttaaaatgtttaaaaattatGTAAAACTGTAAAACGATGAATCGAACTTGTAACTGTAACTTGCACGATTTCCCGTGCATCGTTTCAGCTCGTTACATCACAAATTGCAATATCCATTCACGTTAAATAATAAATTGTTGTATCGCGTACGTCGAGTAATACAAAATCTAGTTTCGATCCGATTAATATTTCTCGTATGAAACATTTCGCGCAAACGAAAACGAATACTTTTTCCTTTCCCTGCGCAAAAAAAATTTCTACACGGTCTGAACGTTATCGAATCACGAGTAAGCAACGGTAACGTCAAATTACATCACAGTGTTGCGCGACTGAACTTGAGCATTGCGGACAGAAACGAGGGTTGGTGGGCGGTCCTTCTCAAGTAGCAAGACACGCGCGCGCGtgttatatgtattatatatatatacacctaTCTATCTAAAAtatcctatatatatatatatacacctaATACACGACACGATACGTACAATGTTTGTATAGTATACTACTACGTGTGCGCGAATTTACTTTCATGCCGTTGTATCGACGCTTGGCGCATGACTCTTGTTATAATCGATTTTAGAGATTTACATCGATTTAATAGATTTTCCAAATATTCCTGTGCTTTAACTTGCAATTCTGTTTCAAGTACAGTTAAAATCTTTTTTCTCTCGGTGATCACAATTGATAAGCCCAATGAATTATTTGCCGTTAAAAGCACTCATACTTACCGCGTGTAGAAGGATGATTCATAAGAATGGCTAAAGGGCATTCGTCATCGTCTAATATATATTCCTGCTGAGTTCCTCCGTTACCATTATTTTCACTATTTACCTGGACACACGATATTTcgatataatttaattatttaatacgaTACTTTACACATTTCACTGTTACAATGCAAAATTACGATTACTTTGTTTTTTATTTGAGTACTAAAAGACACCTGTTTCTTTCAGACTCGTATTAAACGTATTTACTTAACAGATTTGCATATTTAACGGCCGATAAACGCAACTAAACTAACCTGCACAAGACAATACTGCTGCGGATCAACCTTCTCTAGGCCATATTTGGAAAGCATCTCTCGTACGACTTGAATCGCTGAATCTCGAACGCTTAAAAGCAAAGTTTTATACGGAACATCTTTGCAGAGCGCTTCACCGTAAATCTTTAATGTTCCACCAGTATCAGGGCCACCGTCTTTACTCCGAAATTGTTGCAACTTCCTTTCCAATTTTTGTTGACGTCGTCTCCTCATTACTGCTTCCGGATTTGAAATACTTCTGGTAAAACTTGTTTCAGGTAACTCTACGATACACAGGTATTAAAGCAATATTATAATTCGCGATAATGTACCATGAAAAATATTTCTATAGCTTTTACACTCAACCAATTCGATACATATATCGAGGTGACGAGTCGACGATGTCTCATCTGCGCGCGCTCACCTGTATACAATTTTTCAGCTACTCCGTTCTGATCGACAGGTACAATATTTTCGTCCTGTTCTACACTTTTTAAACGACTTAATTTTTCTTGCTTCTTCATCTGCTTCTTCTCGCGTTTACTCAACTTTCTGCGAAAGCTGGATCCATCTGAAGATGTGAAACCAACGCCTTGAGCGTTAGTTTTGTCGTCGATTCTTCTTAATAAAAACCGACCCTCGCGATCGTCGATGTGCCAATTCAATTGTACTAACAACGGTTTCTCCTCAAGCCCAAGCTTACGTTCTTCTattaaagtatatatatatatatatatttcatttcGATACAGAACAAAGGCATCGTTATACGTACCACCATTTTCGTGAATTTCGTAAAGAGCGTACTCTGGAACCGAGAGCATTCGCATGTCTGGACGGAACTTTTCAATAAGAGTTTCAATAACTGCTTGACTCGTCGCGTCTGACGCCACTCGAATACATTTCGTTGCGACCTTTTGACCACTGTCTTGAAAATAAAATCTCATCACTCCGTGGAACTCCAAATCCTGAaaggaggaaaagaaaaaatattccaATCTATATTCAATGTATTCTTACAATCGAAAACAACAAGACTATATTCACATAATTCACCTCGTTTGGTTCCGAAAGCTCAAACAGATCCAACCTGTTGGCGTTCCATTGTTGAATAACACCACGCAATGCTTCGCGCTCAGCCTTCTTATTTGCCAGTTCTGTGGCCATTCTAAAATCAACATGTAAATTGAGAGAAAAATataaacatttctatgtttttacaTTAAACCGTCGCTAATGTTCCGTTAACGGGTTCCGTTATGGTTTGCAATCCTCACACAGTCACGCTTCTACTAACGCGTTTTAACGTTAACAAAATATTACTTTACATTACGTGTATTATTCCTTGCTACATTTTTTGACAAACGTTTAATCTAACAAATGTATACCATACGTGTATATATCACACTATTTACGTCTGTAAATATACAATATTATACACAGTACGATTAAATATCGCGATAATCA
This is a stretch of genomic DNA from Xylocopa sonorina isolate GNS202 chromosome 8, iyXylSono1_principal, whole genome shotgun sequence. It encodes these proteins:
- the Cno gene encoding adherens junction formation factor afadin isoform X2, translated to MERVSKESQQVVKRMATELANKKAEREALRGVIQQWNANRLDLFELSEPNEDLEFHGVMRFYFQDSGQKVATKCIRVASDATSQAVIETLIEKFRPDMRMLSVPEYALYEIHENGEERKLGLEEKPLLVQLNWHIDDREGRFLLRRIDDKTNAQGVGFTSSDGSSFRRKLSKREKKQMKKQEKLSRLKSVEQDENIVPVDQNGVAEKLYTELPETSFTRSISNPEAVMRRRRQQKLERKLQQFRSKDGGPDTGGTLKIYGEALCKDVPYKTLLLSVRDSAIQVVREMLSKYGLEKVDPQQYCLVQVNSENNGNGGTQQEYILDDDECPLAILMNHPSTRGSIMFHVRRRPADYVPRKRKKKPSGKWNELDHNRYEDERLPFLIELNPDGSEIPNGAGVRHRLQPNVTEVGSERPIGPQAVQAQTLTLTGPTVMPRHCVIAFTENIVTLTPCSRDAHTYVNNQRIHQTTILQNGAIVKFGRLHTFKFIDPAPDDRIRQRHDSTRQIEYGYERRSPDLTSQETNVERYGLAAGTLSNGQKQVQGQSQSSQDSSSLNKSIPVVAAAAAAAAAAAAAAVAAAPPTICHNRNSTHAPESTHNYETTFDLDGNVETASLTSSRDGNRTLQNDRQSRGTDPILPAVLEFLEETEETFFHAVITDVEPSAPQFKLAPTYTLYLAARYRASTHYRPELQPTERAHRLTVMLANVAGMIQRVIQERYMDASSLSLWLANGSELLHMLKNDRHVGAFSTRAQDILTEAVHTAFASLVRCISLELAPAMSQFMADADEPAKEAGVLQIFSSTMALLRRCRVNAALTIQLFSHLFHTINATAFNALVSNTNLCVRWFGRRLKARLNALETWAERQGLELASQCHLATIMQATHLLQAPKYNAEELATLSSTCFKLNSLQVRALLQKYQPAADEPRLPAELIENVVRVAESVADTLARADGREIRLEEEPTLALALLLPEDGYSCEVIRGVPPGLAEFLAPLQRDGLCRMASQPTSSGYWTIYMIDHHNTFRSPSAMSNRSGGYSCHTGPNTAQPEIHVIKLHKSTNGMGLSIVAAKGAGQERLGIYIKSVVSGGAADADGRLTAGDQLLKVDGQSLVGITQEKAAEYLVRTGPIVTLEVAKQGAIYHGLATLLSQPSPVMTRAHKTRPKSEHLDASTIEQKTNDQPSTSHSMGNLLSVPRHTIDSEHSTAFDLLPGPRRMSERDLPSRLGRDATAPQQQMHTSKSVPALHNVGTDGKQQHEVFNPGYSRASSSNSVTPPATQPPPPMTAISSSTSLRSRSSHNLHDQTRIGTLPPSGLVSRQQSSPNLNPGQTTTSSNSSSVNVGTGSNIPQVNESERFYQNLSIYRNQEAPTKQRHSPSHHPDDRNPLQVQKNSRGSQNSLNRPTTFETNQPRDRPMSAYLPQPPTQSYLASGQSQQQGCTVPPRSQSTRDIIRQEAKLQEMQEEVRRRELRAGIPVPSNQYRSTAYNLKPTNVSVQSATSSAVRPVKSIGSQPNLGSSPPVTLSTPPISTSSHVITRQTGVSSYGYLDTQYTPYMVQYGKSPHVHQHQHQHQHQPTQAQAQAQSQSQSQSQSQSQSQHQHQHQHQHQHSHQHQHQLQLQLQHQHQHQHQYQHQHQHQHQHQHQHQHQNMQQQNSVHAPYGQSGATSSRGKTDSTRLQTNGIQLLDYGKDHQGNQDAGKSYTDQNVHVNVAIGSQYYLNSNSEIRSDHYNGEGGIGRAQIMQEASSSIPNEISMQSILPEEGFTESSPPPPPPPSTTTHPLYNKQSDSRYTASMQDPPRGGYYPANATGVALQPRQYQYSATNPWQREEREKEQARRREAARQWRDQQIAELSALPHRTSQQEEQLRALQLERDFQKRAEEVANQQDDDEESNDLDNETIPRIQQGGVPCTTVTQDRSNDLSEQQQLNLSRTNQQSVRGSSVAAQSLPESPIHSNNIAAAHGNNTLQNVATIYSQQQQQQQQQQQQQQQQQQQQQQQQDSSGTHLSANFQLEQSNQIENSMGQISMPSLNQLTGSQKSLTLPQVTDDKEIYRRHEEIKRKQVEFDDIQSKKKEDFDINKQQIQQMYHQQQHHLQPPQQQSHLKTQQMLHSSMLRLDGLAINGSNMSSTQNGGNNDAPLPPERGSSYAIMSQQTALRSNNTNTSNAVTLSSQSQSMQSVKRVSFHDSNANVESMQRNLSSGNLTTIQTTAIDVITEDPNNFLNDAEILLASPKTPEGSGGIPITGSTPGVIGAQEVYKDPRQRRLAEKQKQQQNSQVGQVPEKLSFKEKMKMFAMETGEDGTPRDKVKISRAQREIDNIGNPSTTALNNGNQHQHYHNNLNINSSNGSNGSGSNSNNNNNNGNNVINNNNRQQ